In Leisingera methylohalidivorans DSM 14336, a single genomic region encodes these proteins:
- a CDS encoding extracellular solute-binding protein, with protein MKFNSLIPGALALGLTVTPVLASEPVLYTSNPVPAVEAVQAAVHESAGTDLGVITGGSGVLLRRIEAEADAPQGDVFWSTSINTVGAFKSNFEAYSSPELAAVKESLRYPDDLFQPANIHVVTMLVNSYLLDGAEMPGSWADLADPAWKGRVMIPDPANSSTGYTIAWGLSKLLDQETFEAVVSNLVISGSSSAVPRGVAMGEYAVGLTFETNGYAYVDGGQEELQLVYPAEGTFITADYSGLVQNAPAGENAKKVIDTLMSKETQTELLMVAFRRPSRTDIKVSDYVGLPELGDIKIFDVDEGEAATSREDFLAKWATLPKAGS; from the coding sequence ATGAAGTTCAATTCACTGATCCCCGGCGCCCTGGCCCTGGGCCTGACCGTCACACCGGTGCTGGCCAGCGAACCGGTCCTTTACACATCGAACCCGGTTCCCGCGGTTGAGGCCGTCCAGGCGGCGGTTCATGAAAGTGCCGGCACCGATCTGGGCGTCATCACCGGGGGCAGCGGCGTGCTGCTGCGCCGGATCGAGGCCGAGGCCGATGCGCCGCAGGGCGATGTGTTCTGGTCGACCTCGATCAACACCGTCGGCGCCTTCAAGAGCAATTTCGAAGCCTACAGCTCGCCCGAGCTTGCCGCGGTCAAGGAATCGCTGCGCTATCCGGACGACCTGTTCCAACCGGCCAACATTCACGTCGTGACCATGCTGGTGAACTCTTACCTGCTGGACGGCGCTGAAATGCCCGGCAGCTGGGCCGATCTTGCCGATCCGGCATGGAAGGGCCGGGTGATGATCCCCGATCCCGCAAACAGCTCGACCGGCTACACCATCGCCTGGGGCTTGTCGAAACTGCTCGATCAGGAAACCTTCGAAGCGGTGGTATCGAATCTCGTGATCAGCGGCTCGTCATCCGCGGTGCCGAGAGGCGTGGCAATGGGCGAATACGCCGTTGGGCTAACTTTTGAAACCAATGGATACGCCTATGTCGACGGCGGGCAGGAAGAGCTGCAGCTGGTTTACCCCGCAGAGGGCACTTTCATCACCGCCGACTATTCCGGCCTGGTGCAGAATGCCCCCGCCGGCGAGAATGCCAAGAAGGTCATAGACACGCTCATGTCGAAGGAAACCCAGACCGAGCTTCTGATGGTTGCCTTCCGCCGTCCCAGCCGGACCGACATCAAAGTATCCGACTATGTCGGGCTTCCTGAACTGGGTGACATCAAGATTTTCGACGTCGATGAGGGCGAAGCGGCCACCTCCCGCGAGGACTTCCTTGCCAAGTGGGCCACCCTCCCGAAGGCCGGCAGCTAA
- a CDS encoding ABC transporter permease has product MSTANLRSPWFWITVLALGLLALFVLYPLLNILSASVLGDGPSGWSRLIESPKYLRAIGNTLILATSVTVICTLIGVPLAYVTARYSFGGKTLIALLPLITLVIPEVIAAQTWLMMLGNNGLITKFFREFGIHLPSFYGWFGLITSMSFIYYTYVYIGTVAAIGKFDVQLEEAAQSLGTPPVFARLKVMLPVIMPAILASALLVFTMTVGNFAISVILSHQLPLLSVATYQAAVAEGASDITMQSTLASVSVMIVMVVLFFNRRVVSRGSYEIVQGRGARPVPLRGVRGMMVALPACLVVAISLLPLATIVAGAFTKSRGPVLQWGEWTLDNLARVFITAPGPLLNSLTYAAIATVISIVFSTMVSYLVVKKPSLLTPLVDYVSAIPLALSGTVLGVSLLAAFNGGILPLTGTAAIIVLAYVIRKMPFGMRNSQSTLHNIPNSIEEASISLGSPPLRTFLRVILPVMLPAVASAAILTWTTSVAELSASILVYSGGRETLPIQIFRLIDSGLMAYASAYGLVLVAIILIPITVANRLFGIDIFSSK; this is encoded by the coding sequence ATGAGCACCGCAAACCTCCGCTCTCCCTGGTTCTGGATAACCGTTCTGGCGCTCGGGCTGCTCGCGCTGTTCGTCCTCTACCCGCTCCTCAACATCCTCAGCGCCAGTGTGCTGGGCGACGGGCCGTCGGGCTGGTCACGGCTGATCGAGTCGCCGAAATACCTCCGGGCCATCGGCAACACCCTGATCCTGGCAACATCTGTAACCGTGATCTGCACGCTGATCGGGGTTCCGCTTGCCTATGTCACCGCACGCTACAGTTTTGGCGGCAAGACGCTGATCGCGCTGCTGCCGCTGATCACCCTGGTGATCCCCGAGGTGATCGCCGCGCAGACCTGGCTGATGATGCTGGGGAACAACGGGCTAATCACCAAGTTCTTCCGCGAATTCGGTATCCACCTGCCGTCTTTCTACGGCTGGTTCGGCCTGATCACCTCGATGAGCTTCATCTATTACACCTATGTCTATATCGGCACCGTCGCCGCCATCGGCAAATTCGATGTGCAGCTGGAAGAGGCCGCGCAAAGCCTTGGCACCCCGCCGGTTTTTGCCCGCCTGAAGGTAATGCTGCCGGTGATCATGCCCGCGATCCTGGCCTCGGCGCTGCTGGTTTTCACCATGACGGTCGGCAACTTCGCGATCTCGGTGATCCTCAGCCATCAATTGCCGCTGCTATCGGTGGCCACCTATCAGGCGGCGGTTGCCGAGGGCGCATCGGACATCACCATGCAAAGCACGCTGGCCAGCGTTTCGGTGATGATCGTCATGGTCGTGCTGTTCTTCAACCGCCGGGTCGTGTCGCGCGGCAGCTATGAAATCGTTCAGGGGCGGGGCGCCAGGCCCGTGCCGCTGCGTGGTGTGCGCGGAATGATGGTCGCGCTGCCGGCCTGTCTGGTGGTCGCGATCTCACTTCTGCCGCTGGCCACCATCGTCGCGGGGGCGTTCACAAAATCGCGCGGCCCGGTGCTGCAGTGGGGGGAATGGACGCTCGACAATCTTGCCCGCGTCTTCATCACGGCGCCCGGTCCCCTGCTGAACTCGCTGACCTATGCGGCAATCGCAACCGTGATCTCTATCGTTTTCAGCACGATGGTAAGCTATTTGGTGGTCAAGAAGCCGAGCCTGCTGACCCCGCTGGTCGACTATGTCTCAGCGATCCCGCTGGCATTGTCGGGGACGGTTCTGGGTGTCAGCCTGCTTGCGGCATTCAACGGCGGGATCCTGCCGCTGACCGGCACGGCGGCCATCATCGTGCTGGCCTATGTCATCCGCAAGATGCCGTTCGGAATGCGCAACAGCCAGTCGACGCTTCACAACATCCCCAACTCGATCGAGGAGGCATCCATCAGCCTCGGCTCGCCGCCGCTCCGCACGTTCCTGCGTGTCATCCTGCCGGTGATGCTGCCCGCGGTGGCATCGGCGGCGATCCTGACCTGGACAACCTCGGTGGCTGAACTGTCTGCCTCTATCCTGGTGTATTCCGGCGGCCGGGAGACACTGCCGATCCAGATATTCCGGCTCATCGATTCCGGGCTGATGGCCTATGCCTCGGCTTACGGGCTGGTTCTGGTGGCCATTATCCTGATCCCAATCACAGTCGCCAACCGGCTGTTCGGCATCGACATTTTCTCATCGAAATGA
- a CDS encoding ABC transporter ATP-binding protein yields the protein MSIDISNLTVTYGQVDVISGLSLTIPEGCFFTLLGPSGCGKTTLLRTIAGFVPAAGGMISFSGRDVTRLPPHKRAIGMVFQDYALFPDKTVAQNVAFGLRARGEKRPEIDRKVAEALERVGLDGFGGRHPAALSGGQRQRVALARALVIKPQVLLMDEPLSNLDAKLRIQIRETITELQREANITTVFVTHDQEEALSMSDLIGVMKDGAVEQLGTPQEIYAKPVTGYVADFVGAANRMKVRLGAAESGMVRAEFGSASILARNALPGQAAEGLLVLRPEDLKISAGQQDGLQSLPAQVRKRQYLGSKTSYCLDLGDELQVVAELHGPGHDGFAPGDQVSLGIDPDLARVIAA from the coding sequence ATGAGTATCGACATTTCCAATCTCACTGTCACCTATGGGCAGGTCGACGTGATTTCAGGCCTGTCTCTGACAATCCCCGAGGGATGTTTCTTTACCCTTCTGGGACCATCCGGCTGCGGCAAGACCACGCTGCTGCGCACGATCGCGGGCTTCGTGCCAGCTGCCGGCGGCATGATCAGCTTCAGCGGCCGCGACGTGACGCGCCTGCCGCCGCACAAGCGCGCCATCGGCATGGTGTTTCAGGATTACGCGCTCTTTCCCGACAAGACCGTGGCGCAGAACGTCGCCTTCGGCCTGCGCGCACGCGGTGAAAAGAGGCCTGAAATAGACCGCAAGGTGGCGGAAGCGTTGGAGCGTGTCGGGCTGGATGGATTTGGAGGGCGCCACCCCGCCGCGCTGTCTGGCGGTCAGAGGCAGCGTGTGGCGCTGGCGCGGGCGCTGGTCATCAAGCCGCAGGTGCTGTTGATGGACGAACCGCTGTCGAACCTCGACGCCAAGCTGCGCATCCAGATCCGCGAAACCATCACGGAACTGCAGCGCGAAGCCAACATTACGACCGTCTTCGTCACCCATGATCAGGAAGAGGCCCTGTCGATGTCCGACCTGATCGGAGTGATGAAGGACGGGGCCGTTGAACAGCTCGGCACGCCACAGGAGATATACGCCAAACCGGTAACCGGATATGTGGCCGATTTCGTCGGCGCAGCCAACCGGATGAAGGTACGGCTGGGCGCCGCCGAGAGCGGCATGGTCCGCGCCGAGTTCGGTTCTGCCAGCATCCTGGCCAGGAACGCGTTGCCAGGGCAGGCCGCCGAAGGGCTGCTTGTTCTGCGCCCCGAAGACTTGAAAATCTCTGCCGGCCAGCAGGACGGGCTGCAATCGCTGCCTGCACAGGTCCGGAAGCGGCAATACCTCGGGTCAAAAACCAGCTATTGCCTCGATCTGGGTGATGAATTGCAGGTCGTTGCCGAACTGCATGGCCCCGGCCACGACGGTTTTGCCCCCGGCGACCAAGTCAGCCTGGGCATCGACCCGGACCTTGCACGGGTCATCGCAGCATGA
- a CDS encoding inositol monophosphatase family protein: protein MTRAFAIEDHHIAFALALADTARDVLSRHATDAPGVSVKPDRSLVTQMDLMIEARLRAMIADRFPSHGIIGEEEGVIAEDAEAVWILDPIDGTAPFIMGLPVFGTLIALAIDGVPLLGVIDIPGVNARWLGAPGRQTTCNGRPVSVRSCAGLSQALMTNSNQDYIPAADRAAFEALRAATATRVYGGAALNYGRLAEGRTDLAVDAGQKVFDYAPFRPVIEGAGGIITDWRGDPLTIHSDGRILAAGDSAVHRQAVDLIAGTEACGQ, encoded by the coding sequence ATGACCCGCGCTTTCGCGATCGAAGACCACCACATCGCCTTTGCGCTTGCGCTTGCCGATACCGCCCGGGATGTGCTGTCACGGCACGCCACCGATGCCCCGGGGGTTTCGGTCAAGCCGGATCGCAGCCTTGTCACCCAAATGGACCTGATGATCGAAGCCAGGTTGCGGGCGATGATCGCAGACCGGTTTCCGTCGCACGGGATCATCGGCGAGGAGGAGGGCGTCATCGCCGAAGACGCTGAAGCGGTTTGGATTCTCGACCCGATCGACGGGACCGCACCCTTCATCATGGGCCTGCCGGTATTTGGCACGCTGATCGCCCTTGCAATCGACGGCGTGCCGCTGCTTGGCGTCATCGACATTCCGGGCGTCAATGCCCGCTGGCTGGGTGCGCCGGGGCGTCAGACCACCTGCAACGGCCGGCCCGTGAGCGTGCGCTCATGCGCCGGGCTTTCCCAGGCTTTGATGACCAACAGCAATCAGGATTACATCCCCGCCGCCGACCGCGCCGCCTTCGAAGCCCTGAGAGCGGCAACTGCGACACGCGTCTATGGCGGGGCCGCTCTCAATTATGGGCGGCTTGCGGAAGGCCGCACCGATCTGGCCGTGGATGCCGGACAAAAAGTGTTCGATTACGCGCCGTTCCGTCCCGTCATCGAAGGCGCAGGCGGCATCATCACCGACTGGCGGGGCGACCCGCTGACCATTCATAGCGACGGCCGCATTCTGGCCGCTGGCGACAGTGCCGTTCACCGGCAAGCCGTCGATCTGATCGCCGGAACAGAAGCCTGCGGCCAGTAA
- a CDS encoding DeoR/GlpR family DNA-binding transcription regulator — protein sequence MWQEERHQKIRAQLAAFGRVSIDKIVEEFGVSRETIRRDLMEMETAGEVRRVRGGAVPAVREDTAFSTRVKQRLQEKRCIAATALQLLESGMTIFMDAGATSQAMADALAGPNGLTDMTVITNAVDVAQRLAERPGEPGRGFRVVMLAGDIKQDPMETHGEATINDIQRYHANAALLAPWGVSAKMGAMNHFLHGAEIARAMVRNSERRIILADHSKVGLPSRSVFCRTEDMDHLIVDAKAKLCPGFDELEDKVPGLIVAE from the coding sequence ATGTGGCAGGAAGAACGGCACCAGAAGATTCGTGCGCAACTGGCCGCATTCGGCCGGGTGTCCATCGACAAAATTGTTGAGGAGTTTGGCGTTTCAAGAGAAACCATCCGCCGCGATCTGATGGAGATGGAAACCGCCGGCGAGGTTCGCCGTGTCAGGGGGGGGGCCGTCCCCGCCGTGCGGGAAGACACGGCATTTTCGACGCGGGTAAAGCAGCGCCTGCAGGAAAAACGCTGTATCGCTGCGACCGCCCTGCAGCTGCTGGAAAGCGGCATGACCATTTTCATGGACGCGGGGGCGACCAGCCAGGCGATGGCCGATGCTCTTGCCGGACCGAATGGCCTGACTGATATGACAGTCATCACTAACGCCGTCGATGTCGCCCAGCGTCTGGCCGAGCGCCCGGGCGAGCCGGGACGCGGCTTCCGTGTCGTCATGCTGGCGGGGGATATCAAACAGGACCCGATGGAAACCCATGGCGAAGCCACGATCAACGATATTCAGCGTTATCATGCAAACGCCGCCCTGCTTGCACCCTGGGGCGTCAGCGCCAAAATGGGTGCGATGAACCACTTCCTGCACGGTGCCGAGATCGCAAGGGCGATGGTCCGGAATTCGGAGCGGCGGATCATCCTGGCCGACCATTCCAAAGTCGGGCTGCCGTCCCGCTCGGTGTTTTGCCGCACGGAAGACATGGATCATCTTATCGTCGATGCCAAGGCCAAGCTGTGCCCCGGTTTCGATGAGCTTGAGGACAAAGTGCCGGGACTGATCGTCGCGGAGTAG
- the dctP gene encoding TRAP transporter substrate-binding protein DctP, protein MKKLLTAVAAGTIALQFATPAFAENIKLRFAGVFPIDHQGTKMMEQVAADVNAAGVGLEMTVFPASQLGSGEALFEDVARGNIDFASAFIYSDTDPRLEFLNMPFLVSGYDDMERVLRDMDSDYNRILQDITDEYGVRVMAANPEGFVGIVATKEPDNWSSSEDKGMNIRVWSSNAVKSTMEALGYRATTMAWGDIFPALQSGIVDGAICCTKTATYSIFAKSDVGTHFIEYNSLLEQTFYYGSERTLAKLNDEQREVVQAAMTKASADFFAYNRDNDAAYGQKLIDSGYTILSLSGEQQKAMADHVRATIWPTMEGAVGKDVIDQVLAAVK, encoded by the coding sequence ATGAAAAAGCTGTTGACAGCAGTGGCCGCCGGCACGATTGCATTGCAGTTTGCCACACCCGCTTTTGCTGAGAATATCAAGCTGCGCTTTGCAGGTGTGTTTCCGATCGACCACCAGGGCACAAAGATGATGGAGCAGGTCGCGGCTGACGTGAATGCTGCGGGTGTTGGTCTGGAAATGACCGTCTTTCCGGCCAGCCAGCTGGGGTCAGGCGAAGCCCTGTTTGAAGATGTGGCCCGCGGAAACATCGATTTTGCCTCCGCCTTTATCTATTCTGATACGGATCCGCGGCTGGAATTCCTCAACATGCCGTTCCTCGTAAGCGGCTATGACGACATGGAGCGCGTGCTGCGCGACATGGACTCGGATTACAATCGGATCCTGCAGGACATTACCGACGAATACGGCGTCCGCGTGATGGCAGCAAATCCTGAAGGTTTCGTTGGTATCGTTGCTACCAAGGAGCCTGACAACTGGAGCAGCTCCGAAGACAAGGGCATGAACATCCGTGTCTGGTCTTCCAATGCGGTGAAATCAACGATGGAAGCCCTAGGTTATCGCGCCACGACAATGGCCTGGGGGGACATCTTCCCCGCGCTTCAGTCCGGTATCGTGGACGGCGCGATCTGCTGCACCAAAACCGCGACCTACTCAATCTTTGCGAAGTCTGATGTCGGCACCCATTTCATCGAGTACAACTCTCTCCTTGAACAGACCTTCTACTATGGGTCCGAGCGGACGCTGGCGAAGCTGAACGACGAGCAGCGTGAGGTTGTGCAGGCGGCGATGACCAAGGCATCGGCAGATTTCTTTGCCTACAACCGAGACAACGATGCGGCGTATGGCCAGAAGCTGATCGATAGCGGTTACACGATCCTTAGCCTCAGCGGCGAACAGCAGAAAGCGATGGCTGACCACGTGCGCGCAACCATCTGGCCGACCATGGAAGGCGCGGTTGGTAAGGACGTAATCGATCAGGTCCTGGCAGCAGTTAAGTAA
- a CDS encoding TRAP transporter small permease codes for MARITDELPRCIGVPMNWAMFIMKVLVVFSGAMMAVTFGLVVVVRYGFGGDLFAYEEWLLAISIVGFFAGAVLASERKLHINADVLEVVFKNPRLIWWRGFVVLAIELIVAVFIAYACYVSLADDFSFPRLRATPALRIPFVSWRIAIMIAFGFMAMFSAAYLYVHIRKGLGLPLKSDLNKEAQS; via the coding sequence ATGGCGCGTATTACGGATGAGTTGCCGCGCTGCATCGGCGTTCCGATGAATTGGGCAATGTTCATTATGAAGGTCCTCGTCGTGTTTTCCGGGGCGATGATGGCCGTGACCTTTGGTCTGGTTGTCGTTGTTCGCTACGGGTTCGGCGGTGACCTTTTTGCGTATGAGGAATGGCTGCTGGCGATCAGCATCGTGGGGTTCTTCGCGGGTGCCGTGCTGGCTTCCGAACGCAAGTTGCACATCAACGCCGACGTTCTCGAGGTCGTATTCAAGAACCCGCGTCTGATCTGGTGGCGCGGTTTTGTGGTTCTTGCGATCGAGCTCATTGTAGCGGTTTTTATTGCCTACGCCTGTTATGTGTCTCTTGCCGATGACTTTTCCTTCCCAAGGCTGCGCGCGACTCCTGCCTTACGCATCCCCTTCGTCTCCTGGCGCATCGCGATCATGATTGCCTTTGGCTTCATGGCGATGTTTTCGGCCGCCTACCTTTACGTTCACATTCGAAAGGGCCTCGGCCTGCCTCTCAAATCAGATCTGAACAAGGAGGCGCAGTCATGA
- a CDS encoding TRAP transporter large permease has translation MIIVGSLVIVCAMLLLGVSVFVAFGAVLMFIALVGDQSITGYLPTGSTGLRSLVLLAIPLFMIAGGVMERGRIAAPLVAIAEMFVGHLKGGLSAAAVLACGVFGSIAGSANSTLTCIGGIMLPHLKKANYPEGKSAALLVAASPLGLLIPPSSNHILYGWVAQQHVLKCFLSTVIPAFILITLLIITNHFLLRKHGEIKLSERPSPFFPALKAQGRFAGPALMMPVIILGGIYGGIMTPTEAAGIAVVYAIPIAIYFYRGLTWRGLMGTIEKSGITIGVVMIMIFMVLIVSDNLIAQGAPQIAQQMVYSVSDNPIVILLMINVVMILIGMLMDDISGLLLSTPILLPIAQSVGMDPIHFAAVIGVNLGMANITPPTAPLLYLGAQVSETPVAKMLWPTLVFIIFAWLPTLMLTTFVPSVALWLPELLLG, from the coding sequence ATGATTATCGTCGGAAGTCTTGTCATTGTCTGCGCCATGCTTCTTTTGGGTGTCAGCGTCTTTGTGGCCTTTGGGGCGGTGCTGATGTTCATCGCTTTGGTGGGCGATCAGTCGATCACCGGCTATCTGCCGACCGGGTCGACCGGATTGCGGTCGCTGGTTCTGCTGGCCATTCCGTTGTTCATGATCGCCGGCGGCGTTATGGAGCGCGGCCGCATCGCGGCGCCGCTGGTGGCGATTGCGGAAATGTTCGTCGGCCACCTCAAGGGCGGCTTGAGCGCGGCGGCCGTGCTGGCCTGCGGGGTGTTCGGCTCCATCGCGGGCAGCGCCAATTCGACACTGACCTGCATCGGCGGCATCATGCTGCCGCATCTCAAAAAGGCGAACTATCCCGAGGGTAAATCCGCGGCCCTGCTGGTTGCGGCAAGCCCGCTGGGGCTTTTGATCCCGCCAAGCTCGAACCATATTCTTTATGGCTGGGTCGCACAGCAGCATGTGCTTAAGTGCTTTCTGTCGACGGTGATCCCCGCCTTCATCCTGATCACGCTGCTGATCATCACCAACCATTTCCTGCTGCGCAAACATGGCGAGATCAAGCTGTCCGAGCGGCCTTCGCCCTTCTTTCCCGCGCTCAAAGCGCAGGGGCGTTTTGCCGGCCCCGCGCTGATGATGCCTGTCATCATCCTGGGCGGCATCTATGGCGGTATCATGACCCCGACCGAAGCGGCTGGCATTGCCGTGGTCTATGCGATCCCGATCGCGATCTATTTCTACCGCGGGCTGACGTGGCGGGGGCTGATGGGGACAATCGAGAAATCTGGCATCACTATTGGCGTGGTGATGATCATGATCTTCATGGTGCTGATCGTTTCCGACAATCTTATCGCCCAGGGCGCGCCGCAGATCGCACAGCAGATGGTTTATTCCGTGTCGGACAACCCGATCGTGATCCTGCTGATGATCAATGTCGTGATGATCCTGATCGGGATGCTGATGGATGATATTTCAGGTCTGCTGTTGTCGACACCGATCCTGTTGCCGATTGCGCAGAGCGTGGGGATGGACCCGATCCATTTCGCCGCCGTGATTGGTGTCAACCTCGGCATGGCAAACATCACGCCACCGACGGCGCCGCTGCTTTATCTCGGCGCGCAGGTGTCAGAAACGCCCGTTGCAAAGATGCTTTGGCCGACGCTGGTGTTTATCATCTTTGCCTGGCTACCGACGCTGATGCTGACGACTTTCGTGCCCTCCGTGGCCCTGTGGCTGCCCGAACTCTTGCTGGGCTGA
- a CDS encoding dihydrodipicolinate synthase family protein, which produces MSQNIFTGTMPALMTPCKADRTPDFDALVKKGKEMIAAGMSAVVYCGSMGDWPLLSDEERMTGVERLVEAGVPTVVGTGAINSKSAVALAAHAQKVGAAGLMVIPRVLSRGTSATAQKNHFKAILTAAPDVPAIIYNSPVYGFATRADLFFALRAEHPNLVGFKEFGGKDDLRYAAEHITSKDDQVTLMVGVDTEVYHGFVNCGATGSITGIGTALPKEALLLAALSQKAAEGNAEARLRARELEEAFGVLASFDEGTDLVLYYKYLLVLNGEEEYRLHFIESDELTDAQRNYCEQQYNLFRTWFADWSAQGGIIAECM; this is translated from the coding sequence ATGTCCCAGAATATCTTCACGGGTACCATGCCCGCACTCATGACCCCTTGTAAGGCGGATCGCACCCCGGATTTCGACGCCCTGGTAAAAAAGGGCAAGGAAATGATCGCGGCCGGCATGTCCGCCGTGGTCTATTGCGGCTCCATGGGTGACTGGCCGCTGCTGAGCGACGAAGAACGCATGACCGGTGTTGAGCGCTTGGTCGAAGCCGGCGTGCCGACCGTTGTGGGCACCGGTGCGATCAACTCCAAATCCGCAGTGGCCCTGGCGGCCCATGCGCAGAAGGTCGGCGCTGCAGGCCTGATGGTGATCCCGCGTGTGCTGTCGCGCGGCACATCCGCCACCGCGCAGAAGAACCACTTCAAGGCGATCCTGACCGCGGCACCCGATGTGCCTGCGATTATCTACAACAGCCCGGTCTATGGCTTTGCCACCCGCGCCGATCTGTTCTTTGCGCTGCGCGCAGAACACCCGAACCTGGTTGGTTTCAAGGAATTCGGCGGCAAGGACGATCTGCGCTATGCGGCTGAGCACATCACCAGCAAAGACGATCAGGTCACCCTGATGGTGGGCGTGGACACTGAGGTCTACCACGGCTTCGTCAACTGCGGCGCCACCGGCTCGATCACCGGCATCGGCACCGCGCTGCCCAAGGAAGCCCTGCTGCTGGCCGCGCTGTCGCAGAAGGCGGCCGAGGGCAATGCAGAGGCGCGCCTGCGCGCGCGCGAGCTGGAAGAAGCCTTCGGCGTGCTGGCCAGCTTTGACGAGGGCACCGACCTGGTCCTCTACTACAAGTACCTGCTGGTGCTGAACGGCGAAGAAGAGTATCGCCTGCACTTCATCGAAAGCGATGAGCTGACCGACGCGCAGCGCAACTATTGCGAACAGCAGTACAACCTGTTCCGCACCTGGTTCGCTGACTGGTCGGCCCAGGGCGGGATTATCGCTGAATGCATGTAA
- a CDS encoding proline racemase family protein: MHVIDSHTGGMPTRVILEGSPDLGSGPLSARAEALATEHQDFCNSVLLEPRGQAGMVAALLVEPVDPDCVTGVIYFDADAVLGMCGHGTIGLAVTLAHMGRISQGAHRIETPAGVVTVELHDANTVSVTNIESRRIHHDVAVEVEGHGAISGDMAYGGNWFFIANAPLEVSTANIPALTALSVAIRESCNRTGVAGREGQPVDHVILSGASPAKGALRRNFVLCPDDEYDRSPCGTGSSAFVSCLAAADQLAEGEEIVLESVIGSSYKLSYRNGPTGGVIPKITGQAYVMAESRLVFAPDDPFKAGIV, from the coding sequence ATGCATGTAATCGACAGCCATACCGGCGGGATGCCCACACGGGTTATCCTTGAGGGCAGCCCCGACCTTGGGTCGGGGCCGCTTTCCGCGCGGGCAGAGGCGCTGGCTACGGAACACCAGGATTTCTGCAATTCGGTGCTGCTCGAACCGCGCGGCCAAGCCGGGATGGTGGCGGCGCTGCTGGTGGAACCGGTGGACCCGGACTGCGTCACTGGCGTCATCTATTTTGATGCGGATGCGGTGCTGGGCATGTGCGGCCATGGCACCATCGGCCTGGCCGTTACTCTGGCGCATATGGGCCGTATTTCCCAAGGCGCCCATAGGATCGAAACCCCGGCAGGGGTGGTCACGGTGGAGCTGCATGATGCCAATACCGTCTCTGTCACCAATATCGAAAGCCGTCGCATTCATCACGATGTAGCCGTCGAGGTCGAAGGCCACGGTGCAATCAGCGGTGACATGGCCTATGGGGGCAACTGGTTCTTCATCGCGAACGCTCCGCTTGAAGTATCGACGGCCAACATTCCTGCGCTGACGGCACTGTCGGTCGCCATTCGCGAAAGCTGCAACCGCACAGGTGTCGCAGGGCGGGAAGGCCAACCGGTGGATCACGTGATCCTGAGCGGGGCCAGCCCGGCCAAAGGGGCGCTGCGTCGCAATTTTGTGCTGTGCCCGGATGACGAATACGACCGCTCCCCTTGTGGCACCGGTAGCTCGGCCTTCGTGTCCTGTCTCGCAGCGGCTGATCAGCTTGCAGAAGGCGAGGAGATCGTTCTGGAAAGCGTAATCGGCAGCTCTTACAAGCTGTCTTACCGGAACGGCCCCACTGGTGGGGTTATCCCGAAGATCACCGGCCAGGCCTATGTGATGGCGGAATCCAGACTGGTGTTCGCGCCCGACGATCCGTTCAAGGCCGGGATCGTCTGA